The following coding sequences lie in one Maniola jurtina chromosome 11, ilManJurt1.1, whole genome shotgun sequence genomic window:
- the LOC123869461 gene encoding gremlin-1-like: MLPLASRYNMESFSKSCIWLVAAALLAACGVSAGVGSKRPFTPTDSILDIIDTEQVERMLAARRRAEEATASPTSYLQRNELGEGSSETMVVSAPDQEDVTEMPRGAAFRNILKSSKNALIVTKKEYLKEDWCKTEKLIQKIREPGCLQATVINNFCYGQCNSFYIPKGPRRREGNDERPPPAFKSCSFCKPKKFTWITVTLRCPGQNPPFRRKRLQKIKQCKCLPVGVN, translated from the exons ATGTTGCCTCTCGCCTCTCGATACAAT ATGGAGAGCTTTTCGAAATCGTGCATCTGGCTCGTTGCAGCGGCACTTTTGGCCGCGTGCGGCGTGAGTGCCGGCGTTGGAAGTAAAAGGCCGTTTACGCCCACCGATTCGATCTTAGATATCATCGATACGGAGCAGGTCGAGAGAATGCTCGCGGCGAGAAGACGGGCCGAGGAAGCCACGGCGTCACCGACTTCCTACTTGCAGAGAAACGAACTCGGCGAAGGCAGTTCCGAAACGATGGTCGTGTCTGCCCCCGACCAGGAGGATGTCACCGAAATGCCCCGTGGCGCAGCCTTCCGGAACATCCTCAAGTCCTCGAAGAACGCGTTGATCGTCACCAAAAAGGAGTATCTCAAAGAGGATTGGTGTAAAACGGAAAAGTTGATCCAAAAAATCCGCGAACCCGGATGTTTACAGGCGACAGTGATAAACAATTTTTGTTACGGCCAGTGCAACTCGTTTTATATCCCGAAGGGGCCGCGGCGGCGCGAAGGAAACGACGAGCGGCCTCCGCCTGCGTTTAAGTCGTGTTCGTTTTGCAAACCGAAAAAGTTCACCTGGATCACTGTTACGCTTCGGTGCCCGGGGCAGAACCCTCCGTTTAGGCGCAAGCGTTTACAAAAGATCAAACAGTGCAAGTGTCTTCCGGTGGGAGTGAACTGA